One segment of Macrotis lagotis isolate mMagLag1 chromosome 1, bilby.v1.9.chrom.fasta, whole genome shotgun sequence DNA contains the following:
- the LOC141488830 gene encoding tripartite motif-containing protein 49D-like has product MNEMILEQEVRFWSYCYFCSSWSKQIIAECGHPICSTCFKKKVRYSCCPPCWKYSQLRAHQAKIVMYPEGESVCETHREDHKLFCEDFKMLLCETCSKVDHEHHIHWPVAVAALKCREKIKEMLYTMYHGIKKIKTILSQEKKNSVSRAKMWTEHKNTSLKMFYKGNHAIQEYLQSEKSKTRTAPYEKITVEMQKEMFKKVYQKMLLLGAKQEYMLMKQRKEWETMMSRQSRCLTDKIKELEEMMKKPNVELLQESVQTYFQELFYWFHKQQIFQPFIPRFDNMFNIIADQFVHIYQSIAFLWPEEMEEGPDDLVTG; this is encoded by the exons ATGAATGAAAt GATTTTGGAACAGGAAGTGAGATTTTGGTCTTACTGTTATTTCTGCTCCTCCTGGAGCAAACAAATCATCGCAGAATGTGGACATCCTATTTGTTCAACTTGTTTCAAGAAAAAAGTTCGCTATTCATGCTGCCCTCCATGCTGGAAATACTCCCAGCTGAGAGCTCATCAGGCTAAAATTGTCATGTATCCTGAAGGAGAAAGTGTCTGTGAGACACACAGAGAAGACCACAAACTGTTCTGTGAAGACTTCAAAATGCTACTCTGTGAGACTTGTTCTAAGGTAGATCATGAGCACCACATACACTGGCCAGTTGCAGTGGCTGCTCTGAAGTGCAGG GAGAAGATCAAGGAAATGCTGTACACTATGTATCAtggtataaaaaaaattaagaccatTCTTAgtcaagagaaaaagaattctgTATCAAGGGCTAAGATGTGGACT GAACACAAAAATACATccttgaaaatgttttataaaggaAATCATGCAATACAGGAATATCTACAGAGTGAGAAATCAAAAACGAGAACAGCACCATATGAGAAAATCACCGTGGAGATGCAGAAAGAGATGTTCAAGAAGGTCTATCAGAAAATGTTATTATTGGGGGCTAAACAGGAATATATGCTaatgaaacaaaggaaggaaTGGGAGACCATGATGTCCAGACAAAGCAGATGTCTAACAGATAAAATCAAAGAGttggaagaaatgatgaagaaaccCAATGTGGAACTACTCCAG gAATCAGTCCAGACATATTTCCAGGAGTTATTTTATTG GTTTCACAAACAACAGATTTTCCAACCATTTATTCCAAGGTTTGataatatgtttaacataatagCAGATCAATTTGTTCACATCTACCAAA gtataGCATTTCTATGGCCTGAGGAGATGGAAGAGGGACCAGATGACCTGGTTACTGGCTAA